In the Purpureocillium takamizusanense chromosome 5, complete sequence genome, one interval contains:
- a CDS encoding uncharacterized protein (COG:S~EggNog:ENOG503Q5VT) has protein sequence MSHQRYPSHDPIKEPHSVSVKVLRLSRPSLVSQYPVEPPLSVPGTIPTAAPASLAYASAAAPAPETNPAPFVLSPILNLPVSFGSAYVGETFSCTLCANNDLTPDAGKQIRDVRIEAEMKTPGLGAAHKLDLGPAPPHGEAGAAAAAAVAVGGVDLEPAGTLQKVVSFDLKEEGNHVLAVTVSYYEATETSGRTRTFRKLYQFICKASLIVRTKVGALPTSLHKQGEQTDGGGGGGQRWVLEAQLENCSEDVVQLEKVAMELEDGFRYKDCNWESSGSAKPVLQPGEVEQVCFLVEQQQQVDKAADNGKAEDGEQPRPRGADGRVTFGVLGIGWRGEMGNRGFLSTGRLGARVSAR, from the exons ATGAGCCACCAAAGATATCCGTCTCATGACCCCATAAAGGAGCCTCACTCTGTCTCCGTCAAGGTGCTCCG CCTCTCACGCCCCTCTCTCGTGTCACAGTATCCCGTCGAGCCTCCTCTTTCCGTCCCCGGGACGATTCCGACCGCGGCACCCGCCTCCCTCGCTTacgcgtcggccgcggccccggcgcccgaGACGAACCCAGCGCCCTTTGTCCTCAGCCCGATTCTCAACCTGCCCGTGTCCTTTGGCTCTGCCTACGTCGGGGAGACCTTTAGCTGCACGCTCTGCGCGAACAACGACCTGACGCCCGATGCTGGCAAGCAGATCCGCGATGTGCGCATCGAGGCAGAGATGAAGACGCCGGGCCTCGGGGCGGCGCACAAGCTCGACCTggggcccgcgccgccccacggcgaggccggtgccgcagcagctgccgcagTGGCCGTAGGTGGCGTTGACCTCGAACCAGCGGGCACGCTGCAGAAAGTGGTCTCATTCGACCTCAAGGAAGAGGGGAACCACGTGCTCGCCGTGACGGTGAGCTACTACGAAGCGACGGAGACAAGCGGACGGACTCGGACGTTTAGGAAGCTCTACCAGTTTATCTGCAAGGCGTCTCTCATCGTGCGGACAAAGGTTGGCGCGCTGCCGACGTCGCTGCACAAGCAGGGCGAGCAgaccgacggcggcggcggcggcggtcagaGGTGggtgctcgaggcgcagctcgagaACTGCAGCGAGGACGTGGTACAGTTGGAGAAGGTGGCCATGGAGCTCGAGGATGGATTTCGATACAAGGACTGCAACTGGGAGTCGAGCGGGAGCGCGAAGCCCGTGTTGCAGCCCGGCGAGGTGGAGCAGGTGTGCTTCctggtcgagcagcagcagcaggtggacaaggcggccgacAATGGCAAAGCGGAGGACGGGGAGCAgccgcggcctcgcggaGCCGATGGCAGAGTCACATTCGGCGTGTTGGGCATCGGCTGGAGGGGCGAGATGGGCAATAGGGGCTTTCTCTCGACGGGCAGACTCGGGGCGCGGGTCTCGGCACGGTGA
- a CDS encoding uncharacterized protein (EggNog:ENOG503NWEG~COG:A) — protein sequence MTYRLLPRSRATAIFRMQTPSSLPLLTPSLRQIKDETGADVTTRGSYYPNKSMATPSNPPLYLHVTSRTKEGLEAAVAKIDELIQQELPQLVDERRFRRRDQEQQPQVERDEYGRRKWPEEKITIGLESLPGFNIRAQIVGAGGAYVKHIQSETGCRVQIKGRGSGYLENATGRESEEDMFLHVTGPDAHMVEKGKELCEDLVSSVREQYEAHKSRPPRERGGFGGDRYGGGGDHYRGGGRSQDQSSYSYGRQGSEHAAPPGSSPVAPGTASTAGSADWSQYSQYYANGADPYAAYGGYQNYLAWYYYYQQQAQGQSGTDSAAAPPPPPSESAPPPPPPSDAAPPPPPGGNPPPPPPPGGSGGYNAVPPPPGL from the exons ATGACGTACCGCTTGCTCCCACGCtcgcgcgccaccgccatctTTCGTATGCAAACCCCCTCATCTTTGCCTCTACTAACACCCTCCCTCCGACAGATCAAGGACGAAACCGGCGCTG ACGTGACAACGCGTGGCAGCTACTACCCGAACAAGAGCATGGCCACCCCGTCG AACCCTCCTCTGTACCTTCACGTCACCAGTCGGACCAAGGAAGGCTTGGAGGCTGCGGTGGCCAAGATCGACGAGCTGATCCAACAAGAGCTCCCTCAGCTAGTAGACGAGCGCCGCTTCAGACGGCGCGAtcaggagcagcagccgcaagtTGAGCGTGACGAGTATGGTCGT CGTAAATGGCCAGAGGAGAAGATCACCATTGGCCTCGAGTCTCTTCCCGGCTTCAACATCCGCGCCCAGATcgttggcgctggtggcgcaTACGTGAAGCACATCCAGTCCGAGACGGGCTGTCGAGTGCAGATCAAGGGCCGCGGCTCTGGATACCTCGAGAATGCCACGGGTCGCGAAAGCGAAGAGGACATGTTCCTCCACGTAAC TGGGCCCGATGCCCATATGGTCGAGAAGGGTAAGGAGCTCTGCGAGGACTTGGTAAGCTCAGTCAGAGAGCAGTACGAAGCCCACAAGTCTCGTCCCCCGCGCGAGAGAGGCGGCTTTGGCGGGGACCGCtatggtggtggtggcgaccACTACCGTGGCGGAGGTAGGTCGCAAGACCAGTCTTCGTATTCGTACGGCCGACAAGGCTCCGAGCACGCGGCCCCTCCAGGATCATCTCCTGTCGCTCCTGGGACAGCTAGCACCGCGGGTTCTGCCGACTGGTCGCAGTACTCTCAGTATTATGCGAATGGCGCGGACCCCTATGCTGCCTACGGTGGCTACCAGAA CTATCTTGCATGGTACTACTACTATCAGCAACAGGCACAGGGCCAGTCAGGCACGGACTCTGCCGCGgcacctccgccgccgcccagtgaatctgcgccgcctcccccacccccttcGGATGCTgccccgcctcctcccccgggCGGCAatcctccgccgccgccacctcctgGGGGCAGTGGTGGCTACAATGCT GTCCCGCCTCCGCCTGGCTTGTAA
- a CDS encoding uncharacterized protein (EggNog:ENOG503P20P), giving the protein MASQGTPPNTAKRPRLSLQIRTSCLSPSKGLRGGPVNPSDPTAFNTLSNAYVTAIERSSASSSLSTTQSEPITAINTLQAFTLETPAEPRPPRVFTPYVASYPETPLTALSNSPSQMEIKFPSTMTATPPLSATADASPAQVFTFSSSSSSLSSAAAKKAPATLASPVDGRPTSSSITRRRIYAGLAGGELPYTHPRSLHSILRNSPLPPRTAIPPPSPRRQSLRLQEKAAKKVEYNNPLTQDIITNTYVKSHIDLLTDDTSPNTPPLPTATDSVLDVALSFTANELRDGGQTPGPFEETRRRMAGLGVPQLPSPVENGGPRKRKRAEKKRQWRWTIGQEDDDDDDEGAAVVTAVVDETTTTTTKPGDPTAPSHKEGNPAAAAPRITYLETPAPSIESASSLSEAGDIDVEMSDTSSVLSADDQRGRARLRAPSETEPDLKTPTAPGKVNNGSHAAGQNRDTPIPELSDKRDTPVPPELV; this is encoded by the coding sequence atggcctcgcaGGGGACACCACCAAACACGGCCAAGAGGCCGAGGCTCTCTCTGCAGATCAGAACGTCATGCCTCTCTCCCTCCAAGGGACTGCGAGGAGGCCCCGTCAACCCCAGCGATCCAACGGCATTCAACACCCTCTCCAATGCCTACGTCACCGCCATCGAGAgatcctccgcctcgtcatcgttgtcgacgacgcagtcagagcccatcaccgccatcaaCACACTCCAGGCCTTCACCCTCGAGACCCCCGCCGAGCCCAGGCCGCCCCGCGTCTTCACCCCATACGTCGCCAGCTACCCCGAGACGCCGCTCACGGCCCTCTCCAACTCCCCGTCCCAGATGGAAATCAAGTTCCCCAGCACCATGACGGCCACCCCGCCGCTGTCAGCCACTGCCGACGCCAGCCCCGCACAGGTCTTTACTttctcttcgtcgtcgtcgtctttgtcgagcgccgcggccaagaaggcaCCCGCGACGTTGGCGTCACctgtcgacggccgccccaCGAGTAGCAGTATCACTCGCAGGAGGATAtacgccggcctcgccggcggggaGCTCCCGTACACGCACCCACGGAGCCTCCACAGCATCCTCCGCAACTCTCCCCTCCCACCGAGGAccgccatcccgccgccgtcgccgaggaggcaaTCGCTCCGGCTGCAGGaaaaggcggccaagaaagTCGAGTACAACAACCCCCTAACCCAGGATATCATCACCAACACGTACGTCAAGTCTCACATCGATCTCTTGACAGACGATACGTCCCCCAACACCCCACCCttgccaacggcgacggatTCCGTCCTGGACGTCGCCCTGTCCTTCACCGCCAACGAACTCCGGGACGGCGGCCAAACGCCCGGCCCCTTTGAGGAAACGCGCCGGAGGATGGCTGGCCTGGGCGTGCCGCAATTGCCCTCGCCCGTAGAGAACGGCGGGCCGCGCAAGCGAAAGagggcggagaagaagcgtcAGTGGCGGTGGACGATAGGccaggaagacgacgacgacgacgacgagggtgCGGCTGTCGTTACGGCAGTGGTAGatgagacgacgacgacaacgacgaagCCAGGAGACCCAACAGCGCCGTCGCACAAAGAAGGCAATCCCGCGGCAGCTGCCCCGCGGATAACGTACCTGGAAACACCAGCCCCCAGCATTGAGAGCGCCAGTTCCTTATCGGAGGCTGGCGATATCGACGTGGAAATGTCGGACACCAGCAGCGTCCTGTCTGCCGACGACCAgcgcggccgagcgcggcTCCGCGCCCCGAGCGAGACGGAGCCGGATCTCAAGACGCCCACCGCGCCCGGCAAGGTCAACAACGGCAGCCACGCTGCGGGGCAGAACCGCGATACCCCGATCCCGGAGCTGTCCGATAAGAGGGATACCCCGGTGCCGCCAGAGCTGGTGTga
- the TRP2 gene encoding Anthranilate synthase (EggNog:ENOG503NVS2~COG:E~BUSCO:EOG09262L1P) produces the protein MAGTRALHPSLDAVRSIVDQPHTGPGKRPTLVPVYRQISSDLITPSAAYLKISAHSSSDYSFLFESAATEQVGRYSFVGAGPRKILATGPGYGPETDPLPALEEELARHVVARVPDLQLPPLTGGAIGYVGYDCVRYFEPKTARPMKDVLKIPESLFMLFDTIVAFDRFFGVIKVISYVNVPEDPSAGTLDEAYEKARATVDELVEVLNSPDVEVPKQDPIVLGQEAKSNVGREGYEAHVTKLKEHIVRGDIFQAVPSQRFARPTSLHPFNIYRHLRTVNPSPYLFYVNCKDFQIVGASPELLVKSEAGRIITHPIAGTVKRGKTPEEDQRLADELSSSLKDRAEHVMLVDLARNDINRVGDPFTVRVDRLMVVEKFSHVQHLVSQVSGVLRPDKTRFDAFRSVFPAGTVSGAPKVRAMELIAELEKEKRGIYAGAVGYFGYGSEDEHGNPVEGAMDTCIALRTMMTKDGVAYLQAGGGIVFDSDEYDEWQETINKLGANMSCIKSAEEMYYQQQQQEAAKAAGR, from the exons atggcgggcacA CGAGCCCTTCACCCGTCGCTCGACGCGGTCCGGTCCATTGTCGACCAGCCGCACACGGGCCCCGGCAAGAGACCGACTCTCGTCCCCGTGTACCGCCAGATCTCGTCCGACCTCATcaccccgtccgccgcctACCTCAAGATCTCGGCGCACTCCTCCTCCGACTACTCCTTCCTCTTCGagtcggccgccaccgagcaGGTCGGCCGCTACAgcttcgtcggcgccggcccgcgcAAGATCCTCGCCACGGGGCCCGGCTACGGCCCGGAGACGGaccccctgcccgccctcgaggaggagctcgcccgccatgtcgtcgcccgcgtccccgacctgcagctcccgccgctgacgggcggcgccatcggctACGTCGGCTACGACTGCGTCCGCTACTTCGAGCccaagacggcgcggcccatGAAGGACGTGCTCAAGATCCCCGAGTCGCTCTTCATGCTCTTCGACACCATTGTCGCCTTTGACCGCTTCTTCGGCGTCATCAAGGTCATCAGCTACGTCAACGTCCCCGAGGACCCCTCCGCCGGGaccctcgacgaggcgtACGAAAAGGCCcgcgccaccgtcgacgagctcgtcgaggtgctcaactcgcccgacgtcgaggtaCCCAAGCAGGACCCCATAGTCCTCGGCCAGGAGGCCAAGTCCAATGTCGGCCGCGAGGGCTACGAGGCGCACGTCACCAAACTCAAGGAGCACATCGTCCGGGGCGACATCTTCCAGGCCGTCCCGTCGCAGCGGTTTGCCCGCCCCACAAGCCTACACCCCTTCAACATATACAGACACCTGCGGACCGTGAACCCGTCTCCGTACCTGTTCTACGTCAACTGCAAGGATTTCCAGATCGTCGGTGCCTCCCCGGAGCTGCTCGTCAAGAGCGAGGCCGGTAGGATCATCACACACCCCATCGCGGGCACCGTCAAGCGCGGCaagacgcccgaggaggaccagaggctcgccgacgagctgagcAGCTCGCTCAAGGACCGCGCCGAACACGTCATGCTGGTGGACCTGGCCCGCAACGACATCAACCGCGTCGGTGACCCCTTTACGGTCCGCGTCGACCGCCTGATGGTGGTGGAAAAGTTCAGCCACGTCCAGCACCTCGTCTCGCAGGTCTCCGGCGTCCTGCGGCCCGATAAGACGAGGTTCGACGCCTTCCGCTCCGTCTTCCCTGCCGGCACGGTCTCTGGAGCCCCCAAGGTCCGGGCCATGGAGCTCATtgccgagctggagaaggagaagcgcgGCATATACGCCGGTGCGGTTGGGTACTTTGGTTAcggcagcgaggacgagcatgGCAACCCAGTAGAGGGCGCCATGGACACGTGCATTGCACTGCGCACCATGATGACCAAGGATGGCGTCGCATATCTCCAAGCAG GCGGAGGTATCGTCTTCGATTCGGACGAGTACGACGAGTGGCAGGAGACCATCAACAAGCTGGGCGCCAACATGTCTTGCATCAAGTCAGCCGAGGAAATGTACtaccaacagcaacagcaggaGGCTGCCAAGGCTGCCGGGAGGTGA
- the TRP2 gene encoding Anthranilate synthase (EggNog:ENOG503NVS2~COG:E~BUSCO:EOG09262L1P), whose protein sequence is MAPQRALHPSLDAVRSIVDQPHTGPGKRPTLVPVYRQISSDLITPSAAYLKISAHSSSDYSFLFESAATEQVGRYSFVGAGPRKILATGPGYGPETDPLPALEEELARHVVARVPDLQLPPLTGGAIGYVGYDCVRYFEPKTARPMKDVLKIPESLFMLFDTIVAFDRFFGVIKVISYVNVPEDPSAGTLDEAYEKARATVDELVEVLNSPDVEVPKQDPIVLGQEAKSNVGREGYEAHVTKLKEHIVRGDIFQAVPSQRFARPTSLHPFNIYRHLRTVNPSPYLFYVNCKDFQIVGASPELLVKSEAGRIITHPIAGTVKRGKTPEEDQRLADELSSSLKDRAEHVMLVDLARNDINRVGDPFTVRVDRLMVVEKFSHVQHLVSQVSGVLRPDKTRFDAFRSVFPAGTVSGAPKVRAMELIAELEKEKRGIYAGAVGYFGYGSEDEHGNPVEGAMDTCIALRTMMTKDGVAYLQAGGGIVFDSDEYDEWQETINKLGANMSCIKSAEEMYYQQQQQEAAKAAGR, encoded by the exons ATGGCGCCGCAGCGAGCCCTTCACCCGTCGCTCGACGCGGTCCGGTCCATTGTCGACCAGCCGCACACGGGCCCCGGCAAGAGACCGACTCTCGTCCCCGTGTACCGCCAGATCTCGTCCGACCTCATcaccccgtccgccgcctACCTCAAGATCTCGGCGCACTCCTCCTCCGACTACTCCTTCCTCTTCGagtcggccgccaccgagcaGGTCGGCCGCTACAgcttcgtcggcgccggcccgcgcAAGATCCTCGCCACGGGGCCCGGCTACGGCCCGGAGACGGaccccctgcccgccctcgaggaggagctcgcccgccatgtcgtcgcccgcgtccccgacctgcagctcccgccgctgacgggcggcgccatcggctACGTCGGCTACGACTGCGTCCGCTACTTCGAGCccaagacggcgcggcccatGAAGGACGTGCTCAAGATCCCCGAGTCGCTCTTCATGCTCTTCGACACCATTGTCGCCTTTGACCGCTTCTTCGGCGTCATCAAGGTCATCAGCTACGTCAACGTCCCCGAGGACCCCTCCGCCGGGaccctcgacgaggcgtACGAAAAGGCCcgcgccaccgtcgacgagctcgtcgaggtgctcaactcgcccgacgtcgaggtaCCCAAGCAGGACCCCATAGTCCTCGGCCAGGAGGCCAAGTCCAATGTCGGCCGCGAGGGCTACGAGGCGCACGTCACCAAACTCAAGGAGCACATCGTCCGGGGCGACATCTTCCAGGCCGTCCCGTCGCAGCGGTTTGCCCGCCCCACAAGCCTACACCCCTTCAACATATACAGACACCTGCGGACCGTGAACCCGTCTCCGTACCTGTTCTACGTCAACTGCAAGGATTTCCAGATCGTCGGTGCCTCCCCGGAGCTGCTCGTCAAGAGCGAGGCCGGTAGGATCATCACACACCCCATCGCGGGCACCGTCAAGCGCGGCaagacgcccgaggaggaccagaggctcgccgacgagctgagcAGCTCGCTCAAGGACCGCGCCGAACACGTCATGCTGGTGGACCTGGCCCGCAACGACATCAACCGCGTCGGTGACCCCTTTACGGTCCGCGTCGACCGCCTGATGGTGGTGGAAAAGTTCAGCCACGTCCAGCACCTCGTCTCGCAGGTCTCCGGCGTCCTGCGGCCCGATAAGACGAGGTTCGACGCCTTCCGCTCCGTCTTCCCTGCCGGCACGGTCTCTGGAGCCCCCAAGGTCCGGGCCATGGAGCTCATtgccgagctggagaaggagaagcgcgGCATATACGCCGGTGCGGTTGGGTACTTTGGTTAcggcagcgaggacgagcatgGCAACCCAGTAGAGGGCGCCATGGACACGTGCATTGCACTGCGCACCATGATGACCAAGGATGGCGTCGCATATCTCCAAGCAG GCGGAGGTATCGTCTTCGATTCGGACGAGTACGACGAGTGGCAGGAGACCATCAACAAGCTGGGCGCCAACATGTCTTGCATCAAGTCAGCCGAGGAAATGTACtaccaacagcaacagcaggaGGCTGCCAAGGCTGCCGGGAGGTGA
- a CDS encoding uncharacterized protein (COG:S~EggNog:ENOG503PACG), translating into MSGKEAQEEGCIATTFERKYYQRGSAFIKRSLRPNEFRTGYRGLHVPCLGKERLMNEGESLQFVRQHTDIPVPTVYCHFEDDGAYYLITEYIEGVSMSELSEAKKAVVYKELESQLSKLKMLKSYRIGGPSGIVIPPYRVMRCIETDHWDLRVSDQEEYVFCHNDLSQQNVIVDPDTLGIKAIIDWEYAGFFPPQFEFPFYSRLGPSSAINGEVDDSQDLLRFLRSQERASHLTAQD; encoded by the coding sequence ATGTCTGGGAAAGAAGCTCAAGAGGAAGGGTGCATTGCCACGACCTTTGAGAGGAAGTACTATCAACGTGGGAGCGCGTTCATCAAGAGGAGCCTACGTCCTAATGAGTTTCGCACCGGATACCGTGGTCTTCACGTCCCTTGTCTTGGGAAGGAACGCCTGATGAACGAAGGAGAATCACTACAATTCGTACGACAGCACACCGATATCCCCGTCCCGACTGTATACTGCCACTTTGAAGATGACGGGGCATACTATCTGATCACGGAATACATCGAAGGCGTGAGCATGTCTGAGCTTTCAGAGGCAAAGAAAGCCGTCGTATACAAAGAGCTTGAAAGCCAGTTGTCGAAGCTGAAGATGCTAAAGTCCTACCGTATTGGTGGACCTTCAGGAATTGTGATACCTCCATATAGAGTTATGCGATGTATAGAGACCGACCACTGGGATCTACGGGTCTCGGACCAGGAAGAATACGTCTTCTGCCACAACGACCTGTCTCAACAAAATGTCATCGTCGACCCCGATACGctcggcatcaaggccattATTGATTGGGAATACGCTGGCTTCTTTCCGCCCCAATTCGAATTTCCCTTCTACTCCAGGCTCGGCCCCTCATCGGCAATCAACGGCGAGGTGGATGATTCCCAAGATTTACTTCGGTTCCTTCGTTCTCAAGAACGCGCGAGTCACCTGACAGCGCAGGACTAG
- a CDS encoding uncharacterized protein (EggNog:ENOG503P5XT), with the protein MRISPRQCVTTTRNRRSILHPGGAFLSAAHPRGPAPIAITPPPAHLRQLRQSRGQITARRAAPRGRTMASDEDYMAFLDKANKDLDEGKAHAQSQAAGGSKTQFKAMDAGMEAPSAISKVCQSEVYVSDADEPFEAVSLKYSGSDLPDETEFAKLIHHWDTNAAEIDIMDPLDWDSNGRYGKVIDAVREASRGNDVRVYRVTRDQTRVEYWVVTREEGRIVGVKALGVES; encoded by the exons ATGCGGATTAGTCCAAGGCAGTGCGTGACCACGACCAGAAACAGACGCTCAATTCTGCatcccggcggcgccttccTCAGCGCTGCGCATCCACGAGGCCCAGCTCCGATCGCCATTACCCCTCCCCCAGCTCATCTCCGTCAGCTTCGCCAATCCCGTGGCCAGATCACCGCCAGGCGAGCAGCCCCGCGCGGCAGAACCATGGCGAGCGACGAAGACTACATGGCGTTTCTCGACAAGGCGAACAAGGACCTGGACGAGGGTAAGGCGCACGCGCAGAGTCAGGCGGCGGGAGGCTCCAAGACGCAGTtcaaggccatggacgcGGGGATGGAGGCGCCCAGTGCTATCAGCAAAGTGTGCCAGAGCGAGGTGTACGTGAgcgacgcggacgagccGTTTGAGGCGGTTTCGCTCAAGTACTCGGGCAGCGACCTGCCAGACGAGA CCGAGTTCGCCAAGCTCATTCACCATTGGGACACCAACGCGGCCGAGATCGACATCATGGACCCGCTGGACTGGGACTCGAACGGGCGGTACGGCAAGGTCATCGACGCGGTGCGGGAGGCGAGCCGGGGCAACGACGTGCGGGTGTATCGCGTGACGAGGGACCAGACGCGCGTGGAGTACTGGGTAGTGacgcgggaggagggccggatcgtcggcgtcaaggccCTTGGTGTGGAAAGCTGA
- the RPL3 gene encoding 60S ribosomal protein L3 (COG:J~EggNog:ENOG503NUF5), with protein sequence MSHRKFEAPRHGSLAFLPRKRAARHRGKVKSFPKDDPKKPVHLTAAMGYKAGMTTIVRDLDRPGAKANKKEVVEAVTVVDTPPMIVVGLVGYIETPRGLRSLTTVWAEHLSDEVKRRFYKNWYKSKKKAFTKYAKKHSESSGASITRELERIKKYCTVVRVLAHTQIRKTPLKQKKAHLMEIQINGGSVADKVDFGKDLFEKPVGIDTIFEQDEMIDVIAVTKGHGFNGVTARWGTKKLPRKTHKGLRKVACIGAWHPSHVQWTVARAGQMGYHHRTSVNHKVYRIGKGDAEDNASTEIDVTKKKITPLGGFVRYGEINNDFVMLKGSIPGVKKRVMTLRKSMFTHTSRRALEKINLKWIDTSSEFGHGAFQTPAEKKQYQGTLKKDLASA encoded by the exons ATGAGT CACCGGAAGTTCGAGGCTCCCCGACATGGCTCCCTGGCCTTCCTGCCGCGGAAGCGCGCtgcccgccaccgcggcaaggtcaagtc CTTCCCCAAGGATGACCCCAAGAAGCCCGTCCACCTgacggccgccatgggcTACAAGGCCGGTATGACCACGATCGTTCGTGACCTCGACCGACCCGGCGCGAAGGCAAACAAGAAGGAAGTTGTTGAGGCCGTCACGGTCGTCGATACGCCACCT ATGATTGTTGTTGGTCTTGTTGGCTACATCGAGACTCCCCGTGGTCTCCGCTCCCTCACCACTGTCTGGGCCGAGCACTTGAGCGACGAGGTCAAGCGCCGCTTCTACAAGAACTGGTACaagagcaagaagaaggctTTCACCAAGTACGCCAAGAAGCACTCCGagagcagcggcgcctccatcacccgcgagctcgagcgcaTCAAGAAGTACTGCaccgtcgtccgcgtcctcgcccacACCCAGATCCGCAAGACGCCCCTCAAGCAGAAGAAGGCCCACCTCATGGAGATCCAGATCAACggcggctccgtcgccgacaaggtcGACTTCGGCAAGGACCTCTTCGAGAAGcccgtcggcatcgacaccaTCTTCGAGCAGGATGAGATGATCgacgtcatcgccgtcacAAAGGGCCACGGCTTCAACGGTGTCACCGCCCGCTGGGGCACTAAGAAGCTTCCTCGCAAGACGCACAAGGGTCTCCGCAAGGTTGCTTGTATCGGTGCCTGGCACCCGTCCCACGTTCAGTGGACTGTTGCCCGTGCTGGTCAGATGGGTTACCACCACCGTACCTCGGTCAACCACAAGGTGTACCGCATTGGTAAGGGCGATGCTGAGGACAACGCCTCTACCGAGATCGATGTCACCAAGAAGAAGATTACCCC TCTGGGTGGCTTCGTCCGCTATGGCGAGATCAACAACGACTTCGTCATGCTCAAGGGCTCCATCCCTGGTGTCAAGAAGCGTGTCATGACCCTGCGCAAGTCCATGTTCACCCACACCTCTCGCCGCGCCCTGGAGAAGATCAACCTCAAGTGGATCGATACCTCGTCCGAGTTCGGACACGGCGCGTTCCAGACGccggcggagaagaagcagtaCCAGGGTACCCTCAAGAAGGACCTGGCTTCCGCGTAA